A single Mercenaria mercenaria strain notata chromosome 9, MADL_Memer_1, whole genome shotgun sequence DNA region contains:
- the LOC123547034 gene encoding ectonucleoside triphosphate diphosphohydrolase 7-like: MARIYLRLPQCSSLKDMLTLKQWMVLSCGVFLILILVILFIHSYYLDDSDVNSTTQHFLPTVNYKPGKAFFSYGPNVHYGVVLDCGSSGTRVYVYVWPPHSGNPKDLLSIQQLKDQHNQPVVKKISPGLDTFEDHPEDASEYLRPLLEFASSHIPKKQHKETLLYILATAGMRLLPEQSQKAILQDLHRDIPKQFDFIVAENNFEVISGKQEGVYAWIAANYALQKFSHGDDDHPLVAVDIPGENGAVRQHVRRRTVGMIDIGGGSMQIAYELTANIDSVPKHLIAEFNLGCLNSDVDHTYRVYVTTFLGYGANEARERYEAMLVSKIKQKEKDSDRVRRAAVGDKSFPEKHEIIAKELFNKSPEYVIKSSGRRDRPAVRLQQAPPPSTDPYQNIPDPCLQPGLTLPAKEISINGKKVTFSGTGEYHKCQEAVLPLLNLSQPCDMSPCSMNGVHQPKISFGNSEFYGFAELWYTMEDVFRIGGQYEHDVFDAQATDFCEKRWSLLQERYNKGLYKKADENRFRMQCFKSAWMTTVLHRGLKFPETYKNLISVQFVNNRDVQWTLGALIHRTRYLPLREIEGYGESDFKPSWFSTSHIIYNEYLLLVCFFVVAMAICIYIRRLKLCSPKLPRSDMSRVPSMSYFMTEMDQVEQGVRLMNSYTHP, from the exons aATTTATCTTCGCCTGCCACAATGCAGCAGCCTGAAAGATATGCTGACTCTCAAACAGTGGATGGTACTCTCATGTGGAGTGTTCTTAATTTTGATTCTAGTCATTCTCTTCATTCACTCATACTACCTAGATGACAGTGACGTCAACTCAACAACACAACATTTCTTACCCACCGTAAACTACAAACCTGGCAAGGCATTCTTTTCATATGGTCCCAACGTTCATTATGGGGTTGTGTTGGACTGTGGAAGCAGTGGTACCCGTGTTTATGTATACGTCTGGCCGCCACATTCCGGTAACCCGAAAGATTTACTCAGTATACAACAGTTGAAAGACCAGCACAATCAACCTGTAGTCAAAAAAATCTCACCAG GCTTAGATACTTTTGAAGATCATCCAGAAGATGCCAGTGAATATTTACGTCCCTTGCTTGAGTTTGCCAGTTCACATATACCAAAGAAACAACACAAAGAGACATTACTGTATATACTTGCCACGGCAGGAATGAGATTACTACCTGAACA ATCACAAAAAGCAATTCTGCAAGATTTACATAGGGACATTCCAAAACAGTTTGATTTTATTGTCGCTGAAAATAACTTTGAAGTAATCAGTGGTAAACAAGAGGGGGTTTATGCATGGATTGCTGCCAACTATGCCCTACAGAAGTTCAGTCATGGAGATGATG ATCACCCATTGGTTGCTGTGGATATTCCTGGTGAAAATGGGGCAGTCAGACAGCATGTAAGGCGGAGAACTGTTGGAATGATTGACATCGGAGGTGGATCTATGCAGATTGCTTATGAATTAACAGCCAAT attgaTTCTGTACCAAAGCATTTGATAGCTGAATTCAATCTAGGGTGTCTGAACTCAGATGTAGACCACACATACAGAGTTTATGTAACAACTTTCCTAG GTTATGGTGCTAATGAAGCCAGGGAGAGATATGAAGCAATGCttgtatcaaaaataaaacaaaaagaaaaagacagTGATAGAGTAAGAAGAGCAGCTGTTGGAGATAAATCATTCcctgaaaaacatgaaattattGCCAAAGA ATTGTTCAACAAGTCCCCAGAATATGTTATAAAATCATCAGGGAGGAGAGATAGACCAGCTGTCAGACTGCAGCAAGCCCCTCCCCCTTCCACAGACCCATACCAAAACATTCCTGACCCATGTTTGCAACCAGGCCTTACTTTGCCAGCAAAAGAGATCTCGATCAACGGTAAAAAGGTGACATTCTCAGGAACAGGGGAATATCATAAATGTCAAGAAGCGGTACTACCCCTATTGAATCTCTCTCAGCCATGTGATATGTCCCCGTGTTCAATGAATGGAGTTCATCAACCAAAAATATCCTTCGGCAACAGTGAGTTTTATGGGTTCGCCGAGTTGTGGTATACGATGGAAGACGTGTTCAGGATAGGCGGCCAGTATGAACACGATGTCTTTGATGCACAGGCTACA GATTTCTGTGAGAAGAGATGGTCACTTTTACAAGAAAGATACAATAAGGGACTGTACAAAAAAGCTGATGAAAACAGATTTAG AATGCAGTGCTTCAAGTCAGCCTGGATGACTACAGTATTACACAGAGGCCTCAAGTTTCCTGAAACTTACAAAAACCTGATTTCTGTCCAGTTTGTGAACAACAGAGATGTTCAGTGGACACTCGGAGCTCTGATACACAGAACACGATATTTACCTCTCAG AGAAATCGAGGGTTATGGGGAATCAGATTTCAAGCCAAGCTGGTTTTCAACTTCACATATCATTTACAATGAATACCTGTTACTTGTTTGCTTTTTTGTTGTGGCCATGGCAATTTGTATCTACATTAGACGTTTGAAACTGTGTTCACCAAAGCTGCCACGTTCTGACATGAGCCGTGTGCCGTCAATGTCATATTTCATGACAGAAATGGATCAAGTTGAGCAAGGAGTACGACTGATGAACAGTTATACACATCCATGA